ACTTCCTCCTGCAGTTTCAGGCGGACGTACTGGGGAGGCGCGTCGTGAGGCCGGTGGTGAAGGAGACGACGGCACTGGGGGCGGCCTATCTGGCCGGCCTTGCGGTGGATTACTGGGAGGGCGTTGATGAGATAAGGGGTCTCTGGAAGGCCGAGAGGGTTTTTGAGCCGGAAATGGACGAAGAAACGAGGGAAAGGCTCTACCACAGATGGAAGGAGGCCGTGAAGAGGGCCCTCGGATGGGCAAAGGTTGTTGAAGGCCAACCTGATGAACATATGTGAACACTGAAATGCTGTTCAATCCTGTCCTATCTTTCAATGCCCAGAAGGGTTCTTTCCTCCTTTTTTTGCCAAACTTAAGGTTTCAGAAAGCTTTAAAACAGGAAACACGATTTTCCGTGTTAGTTAGGAGGGTGAAGCATGAAGACGAGGATTGCCGTTATAGGTGCGGGCGTGGTCGGATCCTCCATAGCCCGGGTTCTCAGCATGTACGAGAACCTCGAGGTCCACCTCATCGAGAAGAACGTTGACGCTGGCATGGGTGTAAGCAAGGCCAACACGGGCATAATCCACCCGGGTCACGAGGACGATCCCGAAAAATATCCGCTGAGGGCGAAGCTCTGCGTGAAGGGAAACAGGCTGTGGTACGACTGGACGAGAGAACTCAGGATACCCATCAGATGGCCGGGCGAGCTTATGATAGCCCTCGAGGAGGAGGACCTGAAGGTCGCGGAGTACTATCTGGAACTCGCCCGGAAGAACGGGGTTCCGGGTGTAAGGCTCGTTGAGGGAGACGAGCTCCTGAAACTCGAGCCCAACGCCAACCCGAACGCCGCCGGGGCGCTGTGGGCACCCACGGCCGGCATGATGTCATCACCAACAGCTGCAGTATCTATCGCGGAGAACGCTGTGGACAACGGGGTCAGATTTCATCCGGAGACGGAGGTAAGGGGAATAGCCGTTGAGGGGGGAGAGGTGAAGGGTGTTGAGACCAGCGCGGGCTTCATAGAGGCGGATATCGTGATAAACGCGGCGGGTCTCTACGCCGACAGGATCTCCCGAATGGCGGGGGTGGAACACTCAAAGGACGGAACCCCCATCAGGATACGCCCAAGGAGGGGGCAGTACTACATCTTTGACGACGATGCGGGACCCAAGGTCAGGAGAATAGTTCACCAGACGCCCACGCCGACCACGAAGGGCGTCTACGTCATAACCGAGAACAACGGCGGTGTGATGATCGGACCCACGGCTGAGGATCTGCCGGAGGAGGCGAAGGAGGACACCTCCACGACCCGGGAGGGACTGGAGTTCGTCTGGAGGATGGCCAAAAAGCTCGTTAAGGACCTTCCCCCGAGGAGCAGGGTTATAAGAACCTTCGCAGGTCTAAGACCCGAACCACCGGACGGCAGGTGGATAATAGAGGCCTACGACGATCCTGCGGGTTTCATAAACGTGGCGGGAATACGCTCCCCGGGACTCACGGCCGCCCCTGCAATAGCCCACTACGTCGTCGACGAGCTGATCGGGAAAGAGCTTGACGTGAAGCTAACCCCAAAATCCCGGTGGAATCCCTACGGGAAAGCCCTCTGGCTCAAGGCCCTTCCGGAGGAAAAGCGGGCCGAGCTCATAAGGGAAAACCCGGCCTACGGAAGGGTAGTCTGCATGTGCCGGACGATAACCGAGGGGGACGTACTGCACGCGATAAACAGAATGAAGCGGATGGGGGTCAGGACCGTTAGCCTCGAGGGGATAAAACTCAGAACGGGAGCCATGGGCGGAACCTGTCAGGGAAGTTTCTGCCGGGTGAGGATAGCGAGGATAATAGCGAGGGAAACGGGGGAGCCCCTCTGGAAGGTCACCCATAGGGGGGAGGGAACGGAGTACGGAATCGGCGACGTGAAGGTCCTCCTCAGGGGGGAGAAGGATGAAGAGTGAGTACGATGCGGTGGTGATCGGTGGCGGGCCGGCCGGTCTCGCAGCGGCCACGAAGGCGAAGGAACTCGGAATGGACGTTCTGCTGATAGAGAGCAGGGACTACCTCGGCGGAATACCCGTCCAGTGCGTCCATCCGGGCTTCGGGGTCCACTACTTCGGGGAGGACCTGACCGGAACGGAGTTCGCGCACCGGCTCATCGAGAGGTTCAGGAAGGCCGGGGTGGAGTACCGCACGAACGCCCACGTCCTCGAGGTGATTCCGCACTCCTACAGGCACAGGACCCTCAAGATCGTAACGGAGGACGGACTCTTCACCGTGATGGCGAAGACGATAATCTACGCGGCGGGAGCCCGGGAGAGGCACATGTTCGAGATCGGAATAACCGGCCGCAGGGACGTTGGAATCTACACCGCCGGGGAAGCCCAGACCATGATGGACATCGACGGGATAATGCCCGGAAAGGAGGTGGTCATAGTAGGTTCGGGGGACGTGGGGCTGATAATGGCGAGGCGCTTCGCCCTCGAGGGCGCCCGCGTTAAGGCTGTGATAGAGATACTGCCCTACCCCGGCGGTCTCACGAGGAACGTCGTTCAGTGCCTCGAGGATTTCGGAATTCCGATCCATCTCAACCACGCCGTGATAAGGGTCGATGGAAGAAAGAGGGTCGAGAGCGTAACCGTAGCCCGTGTGGACAAAAACCTGAAGCCCATACCCGGAACGGAGGAGAAGATAGAGTGCGATACGGTGATACTCGCGGCGGGTCTGGTTCCCTACCTGAAGGTGCTGGAGAAAGCCGGAGTCGAGGTGGACCCGGCCACGGGAGGACCGGTCGTCAACAGCTACCTCGAAACGAGCATTCCGGGTATCTTCGTGGCCGGAAACGCGCTGATTATCAACGATCTTGTTGACTACGTGGTCGAGCAGGGAGAGGAAGCCGCCAGAGGGGCCTACGAGTTCGTCAAAAACGACGGTCTGCCCGCCCTCAGGTGGAGGAAGCTCGTGAAGGGAAGGAACGTTAGACTTGCCGTCCCGCACTACCTTACCGACACGAAAGATACCGTGATCTACGCGAGGGTCTCCAAGCCCGAGGAGAAGGTTAAGGTCCGCTTCCCCGAGATCGGGAAGGAGATACGCCTACCCTTCGTCAAACCCTCGGAGATGATACGGGTGAAGCTAAAGGCCGAGGAGATAGCCCGAGCGAAAGGAACTATCACGATGGAGGTCGTTCGGGATGAGTGAAAGGAAGTTCAAACTCACCTGCATCGTCTGTCCCCTCGGCTGCGAGGTGGAGGTGACGATGGAGGATGGCAGGATAACGAAGGTTGAGGGTTGCAGGTGTCCCCGGGGAAGGGATTATGCTATCCAGGAGGTAACGGAACCCAAGCGTACGGTCATGAGCGTCGTGCCAGTTAAGGGAGGGAAGTTCCCGACGGTTGCCGTGAAAAGCGACAGACCCGTTCCAAAGGAGCTGATACCGAAGATAATGCGCGAGCTCGCCGGTGTGGAACTCGAGGCACCGGTTAAGGTCGGGGAGATAGTGGTGGAGAACGTCCTTGGAACCGGGGCAAACATAGTGGCCACGAGGGAGGCGTAGCCCCCTTTTTAACTTTCAAAAGCCTTAAATACCTAAAACTATAACACTGCGAGTGATACGGGGTGGTGAAAATGAAGTTCACGGTTTTACGGATCAACCTCAACGAGGGAAAGGTCGAGGGCGAGGAGTTCGAAAAGGAGGGAGTCTACGGGGTAATCGACTACGGCATAGAGCTCCACGAGAGACTCGGAACCCACAGCATAGACCCCTACGACGGGAGGAACGTTACCGTAATGGGAATGGGGCCCTTCTCGGGTTCGGCCCTTCCCGGCGCCCACAGGTTAGTCTTCTTCTTCCGCTCACCCCTCTACGGCACCCTCTTCCCCTCGACCATGGGCGGAGCGGCCTACGCCTTTAAGAACGTGGGGGTGGACTTCGTCACCTTCGAGGGAAAGGCAGAGAAGCCCGTGGTGGTTCTCCTCTACAACGACGGCGAGAAGGTGAACGTTGAGCTTCAGGAGATAGAACTCGAGAAGGTCCTCGAGATATGGAGGGGTTACAAGGGTGAAGAAGGCGTCTACGCGCTCACCCAGTACCTCATAGACACCTTCGGCGGGAGGTTCGATTTCGAGTACAGGATAGCCGTCGTCGGTCCGGCCTCGCTCAACACCAACTACGGGGGAATATTCTCCCAGGCGCTGAGAAAGGGGAAGAGGCTCGTTGGAAGCGAGGACTGGGCCGCCCGTGGAGGCTCCGGCTCGGTTCTCCTGAGGGCCCACAACGTCGTGGGGATAATCTTCGGCGGAAAGCCCGGAAGAAGGAACTTCCCGGGAGAGAACATCGGCAGCTTCAAGAACGCGAAGGCCATCGTCGAGGGCGTCCACAAGAAGCCCTACAACGAGGTGGTTAGCGAGAAAACCGTTAAATACCGCTTTAATCCCAAACTCAACAGCGGTGGAACCTTCGGCGGCAACTACCCGGCCGAGGGTGACTTTGTTCCAATCCTGAACTGGCAGATGCCCTACATTCCAAAGGAGGAGCGCATTAAGATCCACGAGAACATTATGAAGCACTACTGGGAGGAATTCAACGAGGAGGCCATAAAACCAAGGAACTGGACCACCTGTGGAGAACCCTGTCCCGTGGTGTGCAAGAAGCACCGCAGGGGCCACCACGTCGAGTACGAGCCCTACGAGGCCAACGGACCCCTGAGCGGAAGCATAAGCCTGAGGGCCAGCGACATAAGCGTGCATGCGGTTGACGCGATGGGCTTCGATGCCATAGAGTTCGGTGGGACCGCGGCGTGGGTTTTGGAACTGCTCCACCGCGGCCTGCTCAGGCCGGAGGAGGTTGGCCTAAGCGGTAAGCCGGAGTTCACGAAGGAGGCGCTCATTGAAAGGCCGGTTGAAGCGAGCGAGGTTAACGCCAGACTCGTGGCCGAGCTTGCCCGCAGGGTGGCCTTCGCCGAGAACGAGATAGCGAGGATAATCGGCCTCGGAAAGAGGAAGGCTTCCATAATCCTTGACGAGAGGTTCAAGGACAGGCTTGACTACGGAGAGAGCTTCAAGGACTACGCCGTTTTCACGCCGCTCGGCGAGGACGGAGAGATGACCCCGACGATGTACTGGGCCATTGGGAACTACATCCCCCTCCCGATTCAGGGGCGCTACTGGACGTTCTACCAGTTTGGAGTCTTTTTAGAGCCCGAGGAGCTCGCCCATAAGATAATCGCCTCGGCCCTCTGGGAGTTCTGGTACGATAACGTCGGCTGGTGCCGGTTCCACAGGGGATGGATGAAGCCCGTTCTCAAGGCCCTCTTCATGGAGGCCTACGGTGAAAACGTCGACATGGAAGGACACGCAAGGGAACAGATCAAGAGGCTCATCGACTATGCCAGAAAAGCCGGCTACACCCCGGCCTTCTGGGACTCCATGAGGGTCATAGACCTGATAGCCGCCGGAAGCGAGGAGTTCGGGAACGAGCACTGGGCCGAAAAGTTCAGGATCGACAAGGTCGGCACCGCGAAGGAGTACCTCGAGAGGGTTCTCGAGGCCTACAGCAGGTCCCTCGACGTGGACTGGAGGATCTAAGCCTCCGGCCAAACCCTTATATCCCTCTTTTCTACACGCTCTCAGGTGGACGGAATGAAGGCTGTGGTTGTGGGCTCTGGAATAGGGGGATTGCTAACGGCTTCCTTCCTCGCAAGAGGGGGGCATGAGGTTACGGTTCTCGAGAGGGCGCCCTACATCGGCGGTCGCTTCACGAACCTGAGCTACAGGGGCTTCGGTCTCTCAACGGGAGCCTTTCACATGGTCCCCCACGGTGAGAACGGCCCGCTTGCCCATCTCCTCGGACTCCTCGGTGCGAACGTCCGGATAGTCAACTCCAGCCCGAAGGGGATGATCCTCTACGGGGGAAGGACCTTCCACTACAGGGAGGGGTGGAAGCACCTAAGCCTCAGGGAGAAGGCCCGGGCCATGAAGCTTATGGCAGAGATAAAGCGGAACAGGCTTCCTAAGGGAGAAGAGGCCGAGATGAGCGGAAGGGAGTGGATAAGGGAAAAGGTTGGGGACAACGAGTTCGTTGACCTCTTCATAGAGAGCTTTCTCGGATGGGCGGACAGCGTTCTGGACGTCCCGGCGGGGGAACTGGCGAGGGAGATAAAGGCGACTCTGAGATGGGGTGGGCCCGGGCTGATAAAAGGCGGCTGCAGGGCCGTAACGGACGAGCTGGCGAGAATAGTCCGGTCAAACGGTGGGAGAATCCTCACGCGGAAGAACGTGGCCGAGATAGACGTCGATTCTCGGAGGGTTCTAACGTCTGACGGCGAGGAGTTCCCCTACGATACGCTGATATCGAACGCCGGGATAAAGGAAACCGTGGAGCTGATCGGTAGGGAGAACTTCGAGGCCGACTACCTGAGGAGGGTCGATTCCTTAAAGCCGGGTGAGGGGATAAAATACAACGTCGCGCTCAGGGGAAAAACGAGGATCGGAAACACGGTTGTGTTCACACTGGATGCGGAGCGCATAAACGGCTACAACGAACCCTCGAGCCTCTCGCCGGAGCTGGCGAGGGAAGGGTACACCCTCCTGATGTTCCACCACGCCCTCAGGGGAAGGAACCTCAAAAGGGAGAGGGAAAAGGGCATCGAAGACATCCACCGCATCCTTCCCGACCTCGACCGGGAGGGTGAGATACTGCTGATCCAGAGTTACCTCGACGGAAACCCCGTCAACAGGGTCGCCAGCGGGCAGACGGTTGAAGACTTCCCCATGGAGGGTGTCTACGTCGTTGGCGACGCCTACAAACTCCCCGGGGGAATAGAGGTCGAGGGGATAGCCCTCGGCGTTATGAGGACGCTTGAGAGACTCGGCCTCGGGAACTTCGGTGAATGGTACCTTTAGACGGAAACTTTACCTTTATCAAATTATTTCCGCCTTTTCCGAACCTTTTTCCAGTGAACTCTTCGTTACCCTAACGAACGTTTTTATTCCCGGGAGCGTATCCATACATCCCGGGGTGATGATCATGAAGAGGCTCGTCATAGCCCTTGGAGGCAACGCCATCCTCCAGAGGGGGCAGAAAGGAACTTACGAGGAGCAGATGGCCAACGTCACCAAAACGGCAAGGCAGATAGTCGATATAATCCTGAGCGGGGATTACGAGGTTGTGGTAACCCACGGAAACGGCCCACAGGTTGGAGCCCTGCTGCTGCAGATGGAAGCCGGCCAGCAGGTTCACGGAATTCCGGCACAGCCCATGGACGTTGCGGGTGCGATGACGCAGGGTCAGATAGGCTACATGATAGGGCAGGCTATAATCAACGAACTGAGGAAAAGAGGAATAGAAAAACCGGTGGCAACCATAGTGACCCAGACGATTGTGGACGCAAAAGATCCTGCCTTCCAGAACCCGAGCAAGCCCGTTGGGCCTTTCTACGACGAGGAAACAGCCAGAAAGCTTGCAAAGGAGAAGGGCTGGACGATAATAGAGGATTCCGGCAGGGGCTGGAGGAGGGTCGTTCCAAGCCCGGATCCAAAGGGACACGTGGAAACTCCCGTTATAGTCAATCTCGTCAGGAACGGCTTTATAGTCATAGCAAGCGGTGGAGGCGGGGTTCCCGTCGTGGAGGGGAACGGCCAGCTCAGGGGCGTGGAGGCGGTCATAGACAAGGACCTCGCCGGGGAGAAACTGGCGGAAGAGGTAAACGCCGACGTCCTTATGATCCTCACCGACGTCAACGGAGCGGCTTTGAACTACGGGAAGCCCGACGAGAGGTGGCTTGGAAGGGTTACCGTGGATGAGCTGAGAAGGTACCACAAGGAAGGCCACTTCAA
The window above is part of the Thermococcus sp. P6 genome. Proteins encoded here:
- the arcC gene encoding carbamate kinase, producing MKRLVIALGGNAILQRGQKGTYEEQMANVTKTARQIVDIILSGDYEVVVTHGNGPQVGALLLQMEAGQQVHGIPAQPMDVAGAMTQGQIGYMIGQAIINELRKRGIEKPVATIVTQTIVDAKDPAFQNPSKPVGPFYDEETARKLAKEKGWTIIEDSGRGWRRVVPSPDPKGHVETPVIVNLVRNGFIVIASGGGGVPVVEGNGQLRGVEAVIDKDLAGEKLAEEVNADVLMILTDVNGAALNYGKPDERWLGRVTVDELRRYHKEGHFKKGSMGPKVLAAIRFVEWGGERAVIASLDRAVEALEGKTGTQVVKG
- a CDS encoding DUF1667 domain-containing protein, which codes for MSERKFKLTCIVCPLGCEVEVTMEDGRITKVEGCRCPRGRDYAIQEVTEPKRTVMSVVPVKGGKFPTVAVKSDRPVPKELIPKIMRELAGVELEAPVKVGEIVVENVLGTGANIVATREA
- a CDS encoding NAD(P)/FAD-dependent oxidoreductase, which gives rise to MKAVVVGSGIGGLLTASFLARGGHEVTVLERAPYIGGRFTNLSYRGFGLSTGAFHMVPHGENGPLAHLLGLLGANVRIVNSSPKGMILYGGRTFHYREGWKHLSLREKARAMKLMAEIKRNRLPKGEEAEMSGREWIREKVGDNEFVDLFIESFLGWADSVLDVPAGELAREIKATLRWGGPGLIKGGCRAVTDELARIVRSNGGRILTRKNVAEIDVDSRRVLTSDGEEFPYDTLISNAGIKETVELIGRENFEADYLRRVDSLKPGEGIKYNVALRGKTRIGNTVVFTLDAERINGYNEPSSLSPELAREGYTLLMFHHALRGRNLKREREKGIEDIHRILPDLDREGEILLIQSYLDGNPVNRVASGQTVEDFPMEGVYVVGDAYKLPGGIEVEGIALGVMRTLERLGLGNFGEWYL
- a CDS encoding NAD(P)/FAD-dependent oxidoreductase, producing the protein MKTRIAVIGAGVVGSSIARVLSMYENLEVHLIEKNVDAGMGVSKANTGIIHPGHEDDPEKYPLRAKLCVKGNRLWYDWTRELRIPIRWPGELMIALEEEDLKVAEYYLELARKNGVPGVRLVEGDELLKLEPNANPNAAGALWAPTAGMMSSPTAAVSIAENAVDNGVRFHPETEVRGIAVEGGEVKGVETSAGFIEADIVINAAGLYADRISRMAGVEHSKDGTPIRIRPRRGQYYIFDDDAGPKVRRIVHQTPTPTTKGVYVITENNGGVMIGPTAEDLPEEAKEDTSTTREGLEFVWRMAKKLVKDLPPRSRVIRTFAGLRPEPPDGRWIIEAYDDPAGFINVAGIRSPGLTAAPAIAHYVVDELIGKELDVKLTPKSRWNPYGKALWLKALPEEKRAELIRENPAYGRVVCMCRTITEGDVLHAINRMKRMGVRTVSLEGIKLRTGAMGGTCQGSFCRVRIARIIARETGEPLWKVTHRGEGTEYGIGDVKVLLRGEKDEE
- the gor gene encoding glyceraldehyde-3-phosphate:ferredoxin oxidoreductase; the protein is MKFTVLRINLNEGKVEGEEFEKEGVYGVIDYGIELHERLGTHSIDPYDGRNVTVMGMGPFSGSALPGAHRLVFFFRSPLYGTLFPSTMGGAAYAFKNVGVDFVTFEGKAEKPVVVLLYNDGEKVNVELQEIELEKVLEIWRGYKGEEGVYALTQYLIDTFGGRFDFEYRIAVVGPASLNTNYGGIFSQALRKGKRLVGSEDWAARGGSGSVLLRAHNVVGIIFGGKPGRRNFPGENIGSFKNAKAIVEGVHKKPYNEVVSEKTVKYRFNPKLNSGGTFGGNYPAEGDFVPILNWQMPYIPKEERIKIHENIMKHYWEEFNEEAIKPRNWTTCGEPCPVVCKKHRRGHHVEYEPYEANGPLSGSISLRASDISVHAVDAMGFDAIEFGGTAAWVLELLHRGLLRPEEVGLSGKPEFTKEALIERPVEASEVNARLVAELARRVAFAENEIARIIGLGKRKASIILDERFKDRLDYGESFKDYAVFTPLGEDGEMTPTMYWAIGNYIPLPIQGRYWTFYQFGVFLEPEELAHKIIASALWEFWYDNVGWCRFHRGWMKPVLKALFMEAYGENVDMEGHAREQIKRLIDYARKAGYTPAFWDSMRVIDLIAAGSEEFGNEHWAEKFRIDKVGTAKEYLERVLEAYSRSLDVDWRI
- a CDS encoding NAD(P)/FAD-dependent oxidoreductase gives rise to the protein MKSEYDAVVIGGGPAGLAAATKAKELGMDVLLIESRDYLGGIPVQCVHPGFGVHYFGEDLTGTEFAHRLIERFRKAGVEYRTNAHVLEVIPHSYRHRTLKIVTEDGLFTVMAKTIIYAAGARERHMFEIGITGRRDVGIYTAGEAQTMMDIDGIMPGKEVVIVGSGDVGLIMARRFALEGARVKAVIEILPYPGGLTRNVVQCLEDFGIPIHLNHAVIRVDGRKRVESVTVARVDKNLKPIPGTEEKIECDTVILAAGLVPYLKVLEKAGVEVDPATGGPVVNSYLETSIPGIFVAGNALIINDLVDYVVEQGEEAARGAYEFVKNDGLPALRWRKLVKGRNVRLAVPHYLTDTKDTVIYARVSKPEEKVKVRFPEIGKEIRLPFVKPSEMIRVKLKAEEIARAKGTITMEVVRDE